One part of the Parasphingorhabdus sp. SCSIO 66989 genome encodes these proteins:
- a CDS encoding serine hydrolase domain-containing protein: protein MKKLGLLLGAVAMLGGLSACEQVQKVAADAAGLPTDENVLFWTQDQRDNAFRQMEVLTETRTISAGEDSFDMAAGDPLKLDKWAGENDKEWTLTQYMQDQRAAGILVLHKGKIRLEEYTLDHSADARWTSFSVAKSFVSTLVGAAIKDGYIKSLDDPLTQYIPELKGSGYDGVSVEQLLTMTSGVQWNEDYTDAESDVAKFNQTKSKDGDNPILTYMATLKREAEPGTRWQYNTGETNLIGVLVSKATGKTLAEYLSEKVWGPFGMQMDAEWILNDGGFEIGGCCISASLRDYALIGHFAATGGVVDGKSVVPEGWFDSAGTKQADIGIPGQGYGYQWWTYDDGAYAARGIFGQSIFIDPKRELVIATSGNWPTAQDQRLSLERNNFFRAVQKSIDRESMMDNAIMEEE, encoded by the coding sequence ATGAAAAAACTCGGGTTGCTCTTGGGGGCAGTGGCGATGCTGGGCGGGTTGTCCGCATGCGAACAGGTGCAAAAGGTGGCGGCGGACGCTGCCGGTCTGCCGACGGATGAAAATGTCCTGTTCTGGACGCAGGACCAGCGCGATAATGCTTTTCGCCAGATGGAAGTGCTGACCGAAACGCGAACCATTTCCGCTGGTGAAGATAGTTTTGATATGGCCGCCGGTGATCCGCTGAAGCTGGACAAATGGGCTGGCGAGAATGACAAGGAATGGACGCTGACCCAATATATGCAGGATCAGCGCGCCGCCGGTATATTGGTGCTGCACAAGGGCAAAATCCGGCTTGAGGAGTACACGCTCGACCATAGCGCGGATGCACGTTGGACCAGCTTTTCTGTTGCAAAATCCTTTGTCTCGACCCTTGTGGGCGCGGCGATCAAGGATGGCTATATCAAGTCGCTTGATGACCCGCTGACGCAATATATCCCGGAGCTGAAAGGCAGCGGCTATGATGGCGTGAGCGTCGAGCAGCTGCTGACCATGACCTCGGGTGTGCAATGGAATGAGGACTATACAGACGCCGAGTCTGATGTTGCCAAGTTCAACCAGACCAAATCGAAGGATGGTGACAACCCGATCCTGACCTATATGGCCACGCTTAAGCGCGAGGCTGAACCGGGCACGCGCTGGCAGTATAATACCGGTGAAACCAATCTGATTGGCGTGCTGGTGTCCAAGGCGACCGGCAAGACACTGGCCGAATATCTCTCGGAGAAAGTCTGGGGCCCCTTTGGCATGCAGATGGATGCCGAGTGGATATTGAATGATGGCGGATTTGAGATTGGCGGATGCTGCATCTCCGCTTCGCTGCGCGACTATGCGTTGATCGGGCATTTCGCCGCGACGGGCGGTGTTGTTGACGGTAAGTCTGTCGTACCAGAAGGCTGGTTTGACAGCGCGGGCACGAAACAGGCCGATATCGGAATTCCGGGCCAAGGCTATGGCTATCAATGGTGGACCTATGATGACGGTGCCTATGCTGCACGCGGCATTTTTGGCCAGAGCATCTTTATCGACCCCAAGCGCGAACTGGTGATCGCCACCAGCGGCAATTGGCCGACGGCACAGGATCAACGCCTGTCGCTCGAGCGCAACAATTTCTTCCGTGCGGTGCAAAAGTCCATTGATCGCGAAAGCATGATGGACAATGCGATTATGGAAGAGGAATAA
- a CDS encoding cyclopropane-fatty-acyl-phospholipid synthase family protein, with product MNAPQQQFEPAGEGSDRGRHLTAADRSFVTGWGPFSGLIEGLIGKGLRKALDRIDAGLEAGSLEAHLPDGTHRVLGRRGEGPKAEIALTSWRALLRLGQSGSVGWYKAWELGEWHSPDPVPIFDLFTRNRVALGNAARASGLAHLANRIAHLFRSNSKSGAQKNIAFHYDLGNDFYAAWLDDSMTYSSALFAESIADTEPLEQAQQRKIQAISDRLQVGAGDKVWEIGCGWGALSRHIAAETRAQVTGITLSQQQLEAARVAASISADNDRLDYQLIDYRDVEGQFDAIASVEMVEAVGMEYWPAFLDQIVARLKPGGRAALQYITIADDIFEKYASSADFIQTYIFPGGHLLSENRFRALAEERGLIWTDQHNFGLHYAETLRRWRLRFDSAFAEGRLPSGFDKRFINLWRYYLMYCEGGFRGGGIDVAQVTLVKPG from the coding sequence ATGAATGCGCCACAGCAACAGTTTGAACCTGCCGGGGAGGGTTCTGATCGCGGTCGCCATCTGACAGCCGCTGACAGGAGCTTTGTCACCGGCTGGGGACCGTTTAGCGGCCTGATCGAGGGCCTGATCGGCAAAGGCTTGCGAAAGGCTCTCGACCGGATTGATGCGGGGTTGGAGGCGGGTTCCCTTGAAGCGCATTTGCCTGATGGCACACATCGTGTTCTGGGGAGACGCGGTGAAGGGCCGAAAGCGGAGATTGCCCTCACAAGCTGGCGCGCTTTGCTGCGGTTGGGGCAGAGCGGTTCGGTTGGCTGGTACAAAGCGTGGGAACTGGGCGAATGGCACAGCCCCGATCCGGTACCGATCTTTGATCTGTTTACCCGAAATCGAGTAGCGCTGGGCAACGCAGCGCGCGCTTCCGGACTGGCGCATCTGGCCAATCGTATTGCCCATCTGTTCCGCAGCAACAGCAAGAGCGGCGCGCAGAAGAACATCGCTTTCCATTATGATCTCGGCAATGATTTCTATGCCGCCTGGCTCGATGACAGCATGACCTATTCGAGTGCGCTGTTTGCCGAGAGTATCGCCGATACCGAGCCGCTGGAACAAGCGCAGCAACGCAAGATCCAGGCGATAAGTGATCGCTTGCAGGTTGGTGCTGGCGACAAAGTCTGGGAGATTGGATGCGGTTGGGGTGCCTTGTCGCGGCATATCGCAGCGGAAACCCGAGCGCAGGTCACCGGTATCACCCTGTCTCAGCAGCAGCTGGAAGCGGCGAGGGTAGCCGCCAGCATCAGCGCGGATAACGATCGTCTCGACTACCAGCTAATCGACTATCGCGATGTGGAAGGTCAATTTGATGCCATCGCCAGTGTTGAAATGGTCGAAGCGGTCGGCATGGAATATTGGCCTGCCTTTCTCGACCAGATCGTCGCACGTCTGAAACCCGGCGGTCGCGCAGCTTTGCAATACATCACCATTGCAGACGACATATTCGAGAAATATGCTTCCAGCGCGGACTTCATTCAGACCTATATCTTTCCCGGCGGGCATTTGCTGTCGGAAAACCGCTTCCGAGCGCTGGCGGAAGAACGCGGCCTGATATGGACCGACCAGCACAATTTCGGACTTCACTATGCCGAGACGCTACGGCGCTGGCGTCTGCGCTTTGACAGCGCCTTTGCCGAAGGGCGATTGCCCTCGGGATTTGACAAGCGCTTCATCAACTTATGGCGCTATTATCTGATGTATTGTGAAGGCGGTTTTCGCGGTGGCGGCATTGATGTCGCGCAGGTTACGCTGGTCAAGCCAGGATAA
- a CDS encoding SDR family NAD(P)-dependent oxidoreductase — protein sequence MSETNDKPLDGKLALVTGASRGIGAEIAKELAKRGAHIILTARNAKDLEDVEAEIFDAGGQATIAPLDLSDGDSVARLATAVGGRWEALDYLVLNAAMLGSLGPVPTLQGKELNQLFTLNVLAQHALIAAFDPLLRKSEAGRVVALTSSVGRKPRPFWGGYGATKAALETMIASYGEEMRNLSNVRTAIVDPGRTRTKMRAEAYPGEDPMTLKTADVVAGKIADMLVTDFDTNHRLEID from the coding sequence ATGAGCGAGACGAACGATAAGCCGCTGGACGGCAAACTGGCCCTTGTGACCGGCGCCAGCCGTGGCATTGGCGCGGAAATCGCCAAGGAACTGGCGAAACGCGGTGCGCATATCATCCTCACCGCGCGCAATGCCAAGGATCTCGAAGATGTCGAGGCGGAGATTTTCGATGCCGGCGGTCAGGCGACAATAGCGCCGCTGGACCTCAGTGACGGAGATTCCGTGGCGCGGCTTGCGACCGCAGTCGGCGGGCGCTGGGAAGCGCTGGATTATCTGGTGCTCAATGCCGCCATGCTTGGCTCATTGGGGCCAGTGCCGACCCTACAGGGCAAGGAGCTCAACCAGCTATTCACCCTCAATGTGCTGGCCCAGCATGCGCTGATCGCGGCGTTTGATCCGTTGCTGCGCAAGAGCGAGGCCGGACGTGTTGTTGCCCTTACCAGCTCGGTCGGCCGCAAGCCCCGCCCGTTTTGGGGCGGCTATGGCGCGACCAAGGCGGCGCTGGAAACCATGATCGCCAGCTATGGCGAGGAAATGCGCAACCTCAGCAATGTGCGCACCGCTATCGTCGATCCGGGCCGCACCCGGACCAAGATGCGCGCCGAGGCCTATCCGGGGGAAGACCCGATGACGCTGAAAACCGCTGATGTGGTTGCGGGAAAGATTGCCGATATGCTGGTGACGGATTTCGACACCAACCACCGGCTCGAGATTGATTAA